The Phyllopteryx taeniolatus isolate TA_2022b chromosome 14, UOR_Ptae_1.2, whole genome shotgun sequence genome has a window encoding:
- the tsen15 gene encoding tRNA-splicing endonuclease subunit Sen15, translating to MPYDQRRGSVVILDSSVMDKSEKSSNWMLKHPVYLKMKNFEVEDNEQIHAAFLVYMDLTEVRKWKEVSCVKSDELELVLLEGKEKEGSAIQSVFPLPVHRSLTHRIIRHVLDRGFPMLLCAVASDSTLVYQRLTDGLVTPDPPVGPFQDVGRRHHRKRRQHQLASGGSHK from the exons ATGCCGTACGACCAACGGCGTGGCTCGGTTGTTATTTTGGATTCTTCTGTCATGGACAAGTCCGAAAAGTCTTCAAACTGGATGCTAAAACATCCAGTG TATCTCAAGATGAAGAACTTCGAGGTGGAAGACAATGAACAAATCCATGCTGCTTTCCTTGTTTACATGGATCTCACTGAGG TGCGTAAATGGAAGGAGGTTTCCTGTGTTAAAAGTGATGAACTCGAGCTTGTACTGTTGGAAGGGAAAGAGAAGGAAGGATCAGCCATCCAGTCAGTTTTCCCGCTGCCTGTGCATCGGTCTTTGACCCACAGAAT TATTCGACACGTTCTGGACAGAGGATTTCCTATGTTGCTGTGTGCTGTGGCCTCGGACTCCACGCTGGTCTACCAAAGGTTGACTGATGGCTTGGTGACCCCCGACCCACCCGTAGGCCCCTTCCAAGACGTGGGACGCCGGCACCACAGGAAGAGACGACAGCATCAGTTGGCATCCGGTGGGAGCCACAAATGA